A region from the Halosolutus gelatinilyticus genome encodes:
- a CDS encoding G8 domain-containing protein: protein MSSNESPEDEADEPRGVARIDRRTVLKGAAAAGVGLAGAGALYRRLGTADAKSDHERALELVQRDDVTHRAAGDGRWTDDTTWEDGERPDDGARVHVPADTTVEVGSELEPDLRTIRVDGALAFDPSAETRLGVETVVVTSDGSLRVGTPDDPIGRDVSATIEFVDFGAIDTDDDPARLGRGLVSLGPVAVCGAATDGFLPASTPPRAEDAAVELASEPEGWSVGDRVVVAGLEPRANEDEERRIVGIDGRRIELDEALYYDHVPPADDLDAYVLNLDRNVRFTSETDAVDRRGHVMVMHPSVELSNAGFYDLGRTDKTRPFTDPINGEAIPGAEPNPKARYAVHLHHTGIDRRDPVSISGCAVWDSPGWGYVNHGSYAEIEDCVSYEVTGAGFVTESGNERGAFRRNFALRSEGSGQHVDARRIFGDREPNPDGNTAPVDDFGHGGHGFWFQGPAVEVEENVAAGHRHYGFVYWNRALAEAPVDREKLSSERGQIANFPVEYLDGQADLAHSDLVADEPGDGAFAEHGDHGDGQNDEHAGHGDDGGDRHEHGAEGHSGYIPSSFVRLRSFRDNTVFASGGGVEISRHMFGRSHRRGAAYSVVDGLTVYAVGDFVTHWGSIDENHGDLGLKVKYSANLLVRDSRLLGGDGTGMGVHHNDAVDNLLFEGTTIEGWDVGVRAATGLAHITDCELANRRNVLVRAGRSGRWNAGPQLRITDTDLRRGPIELELDREGRFWGLLAGDDHVSIDGRTVYFDEQAPDYVPFPDEGNVEAIDGTDELADLLDREEVDPTILVGKTNRELADEFSYPIRGELAPRSAVADDRIEGGRLASATSEAIVETVDAADGDVEPPMFVEEGEDAASGQYVAPRDAESVHHPPPNGLARYAIDVPAGEYRLWARVVAPDEESDSFWIRIDDGDWIRWDWIHHTRSWRWARVRDSENDHEPVSVRLSGGEHELTVAYREDGTKLDRLLVTDADFVPFGPDS from the coding sequence ATGTCGTCGAACGAGTCACCCGAGGACGAGGCGGACGAACCGCGAGGAGTCGCACGGATCGATCGGCGAACGGTCCTAAAGGGAGCGGCGGCCGCCGGCGTCGGGCTGGCGGGTGCCGGCGCGCTCTACCGCCGGCTCGGGACGGCCGACGCCAAGAGCGATCACGAACGGGCGCTCGAGTTGGTCCAGCGCGACGACGTCACCCACCGAGCCGCCGGCGACGGTCGGTGGACCGACGACACCACGTGGGAGGACGGCGAGCGACCCGACGACGGGGCGCGGGTCCACGTCCCCGCGGACACCACGGTTGAGGTGGGGAGCGAACTCGAACCCGACCTGCGGACGATTCGAGTCGACGGCGCGCTCGCGTTCGATCCGTCCGCGGAGACGAGACTCGGCGTCGAGACGGTGGTCGTCACGTCCGACGGATCGCTCCGCGTCGGGACGCCGGACGACCCGATCGGGCGGGACGTTTCGGCGACGATCGAGTTCGTCGATTTCGGCGCGATCGACACCGACGACGACCCCGCGCGACTCGGACGGGGACTCGTCTCCCTGGGACCCGTCGCGGTCTGCGGCGCGGCGACGGACGGGTTCCTCCCCGCGTCGACGCCGCCGCGAGCCGAGGACGCGGCGGTCGAACTCGCGAGCGAGCCCGAGGGATGGTCGGTCGGCGACCGCGTCGTCGTGGCCGGACTCGAACCGCGCGCGAACGAGGACGAGGAGCGGCGGATCGTCGGTATCGACGGACGCCGGATCGAACTCGACGAGGCGCTCTACTACGATCACGTGCCGCCCGCGGACGACCTCGACGCTTACGTCCTCAACCTCGATCGGAACGTCCGGTTCACATCGGAAACGGACGCCGTCGATCGACGCGGCCACGTCATGGTCATGCACCCGTCGGTCGAGCTCAGCAACGCCGGCTTCTACGATCTCGGCCGGACCGACAAGACGCGCCCGTTCACGGACCCGATCAACGGGGAGGCGATCCCCGGCGCGGAGCCGAATCCGAAAGCGCGGTACGCGGTCCACCTCCACCACACCGGCATCGACCGCCGAGACCCGGTGTCGATCTCCGGCTGTGCGGTCTGGGACAGTCCAGGGTGGGGATACGTCAACCACGGCAGCTACGCCGAGATCGAGGACTGCGTGAGTTACGAGGTGACCGGCGCCGGCTTCGTCACCGAGAGCGGCAACGAGCGCGGCGCGTTCAGGCGCAACTTCGCCCTCCGGTCCGAGGGCTCCGGTCAGCACGTCGACGCGCGCCGGATCTTCGGCGATCGCGAGCCGAACCCGGACGGTAACACCGCCCCGGTCGACGACTTCGGCCACGGCGGCCACGGCTTCTGGTTCCAGGGGCCGGCGGTCGAGGTCGAGGAGAACGTCGCCGCGGGTCATCGCCACTACGGATTCGTCTACTGGAACCGCGCGCTCGCCGAAGCGCCGGTCGATCGGGAGAAGCTCTCGAGCGAACGCGGACAGATCGCCAACTTCCCGGTCGAGTACCTGGACGGGCAGGCGGATCTCGCTCATTCCGATCTCGTTGCGGACGAGCCGGGCGACGGCGCGTTCGCGGAGCACGGCGATCACGGCGACGGCCAGAACGACGAACACGCCGGCCACGGTGACGATGGCGGAGATAGGCACGAACACGGGGCGGAAGGCCACAGTGGCTACATCCCCTCGAGTTTCGTGCGACTCCGCTCGTTCCGCGACAACACCGTCTTCGCCTCGGGCGGCGGCGTCGAGATCTCCCGGCACATGTTCGGCCGATCGCACCGCCGCGGCGCGGCGTACAGCGTCGTCGACGGGCTGACGGTGTACGCCGTCGGCGACTTCGTCACCCACTGGGGATCGATCGACGAGAACCACGGCGATCTCGGACTCAAGGTCAAGTACAGCGCGAACCTCCTCGTTCGAGACAGCCGGCTGCTTGGCGGCGACGGCACCGGAATGGGCGTCCATCACAACGACGCGGTCGACAACCTGCTCTTCGAGGGAACGACGATCGAGGGCTGGGACGTCGGCGTCCGAGCGGCGACCGGACTGGCCCACATCACCGACTGCGAACTCGCCAACCGCCGGAACGTCCTCGTCCGTGCCGGCCGTTCGGGCCGCTGGAACGCTGGGCCGCAGCTTCGGATCACGGACACCGATCTTCGACGGGGGCCGATCGAACTCGAACTGGACAGAGAGGGGCGGTTCTGGGGCCTGCTGGCGGGCGACGACCACGTCTCGATCGACGGCCGAACCGTGTACTTCGACGAGCAGGCACCCGACTACGTGCCGTTCCCGGACGAGGGGAACGTCGAAGCGATCGACGGGACGGACGAACTCGCCGACCTCCTAGATCGGGAGGAAGTCGACCCGACAATCCTGGTCGGCAAGACGAACCGCGAACTCGCGGACGAGTTCAGCTACCCGATTCGGGGCGAACTCGCGCCCCGATCGGCCGTCGCCGACGATCGGATCGAAGGCGGGCGGCTCGCGTCCGCGACTTCGGAGGCGATCGTCGAGACCGTGGACGCGGCCGACGGCGACGTCGAGCCCCCGATGTTCGTCGAGGAGGGTGAGGACGCGGCGAGCGGGCAGTACGTCGCGCCCCGCGACGCCGAGAGCGTCCACCACCCGCCGCCGAACGGGCTGGCGCGGTACGCGATCGACGTGCCCGCCGGCGAGTACCGGCTCTGGGCGCGGGTCGTCGCGCCCGACGAGGAGTCGGACTCGTTCTGGATCCGGATCGACGACGGCGACTGGATCCGCTGGGACTGGATTCACCACACTCGAAGCTGGCGCTGGGCTCGGGTTCGCGACAGCGAAAACGATCACGAGCCGGTGTCGGTGCGCCTCTCCGGCGGCGAACACGAACTCACCGTCGCCTACCGCGAGGACGGGACGAAACTCGATCGGCTGCTGGTGACCGACGCCGATTTCGTTCCGTTCGGCCCGGATTCGTGA
- the sucD gene encoding succinate--CoA ligase subunit alpha, translating into MSVLVDDDTRVVVQGITGGEGKFHAEQMIEYGTNVVAGAVPGRGGQEAAGVPVYDTVQQAVEEENADTSVIFVPPAFAGDAIFEALDADLDLAVAITEGVPTQDMAKVNKRLTETDTRLIGPNCPGLITPGEAKLGILPGNIFAEGNVGLVSRSGTLTYQVVDNLTQRGIGQTTAIGIGGDPIIGTDFVDALELFENDPATEAIVMCGEIGGEDEEEAAAFIDEHVDTPVAGFIAGRTAPPGKRMGHAGAIVSGSGTGTAESKISALNDAGVPVGDTPEEVADHIEEFLS; encoded by the coding sequence ATGAGCGTCTTAGTCGACGACGACACGCGCGTCGTGGTACAGGGTATCACCGGCGGGGAAGGCAAGTTCCACGCCGAACAGATGATCGAGTACGGCACGAACGTCGTCGCCGGTGCGGTTCCCGGCAGGGGCGGCCAGGAGGCTGCCGGCGTCCCCGTCTACGACACGGTCCAGCAGGCCGTCGAGGAGGAAAACGCCGACACGTCCGTCATCTTCGTCCCGCCGGCGTTCGCCGGCGACGCCATCTTCGAGGCGCTCGACGCCGACCTCGACCTCGCGGTCGCCATCACCGAGGGCGTTCCGACCCAGGACATGGCGAAGGTAAACAAGCGACTCACCGAGACCGACACCCGACTCATCGGGCCGAACTGTCCCGGCCTCATCACGCCCGGCGAGGCGAAACTCGGCATCCTCCCCGGCAACATCTTCGCCGAGGGCAACGTCGGCCTCGTCTCCCGATCGGGCACCCTCACCTACCAGGTCGTCGATAACCTCACCCAGCGCGGCATCGGCCAGACCACCGCGATCGGCATCGGCGGCGACCCGATCATCGGCACCGACTTCGTCGACGCCCTCGAGCTGTTCGAGAACGACCCGGCGACCGAAGCGATCGTCATGTGCGGCGAGATCGGTGGCGAGGACGAGGAGGAGGCCGCCGCGTTCATCGACGAGCACGTCGACACGCCCGTCGCCGGCTTCATCGCCGGCCGCACCGCCCCGCCGGGCAAGCGCATGGGCCACGCCGGCGCGATCGTCTCCGGGTCCGGCACCGGCACCGCCGAGAGCAAGATCTCGGCGCTCAACGACGCCGGCGTCCCCGTCGGCGACACCCCCGAGGAAGTCGCCGACCACATCGAGGAGTTCCTCTCGTAA
- the sucC gene encoding ADP-forming succinate--CoA ligase subunit beta yields the protein MKLHEYQAKQVFADAGIPTPASQLASDVDGAVTAAEEIGYPVAIKAQVQVGGRGKAGGIKLVEDGAEAREAADAILGMDLKGYRVDRVLVEEAVDFTNELYVGITMDRGEGKPVAMVSTRGGVNIEEVAEEDPDAIAREHVDPSFGMHPYQARKAVYDAGVDRAVARDVSNVLMTLYELWESRDGADAEINPLMVTSDDEVIAADAVMNIDEDALFRQPELAEMEEEAAGGDELEQKADEYDFDYVRLEGNVGIIGNGAGLVMTTLDLVDYYGGKPANFLDVGGGAKAARIANALDMVFSDDNVESVVFNIFGGITRGDEVAKGINEALEQFDEIPKPVVVRLAGTNWEEGMEILNEDLVTVEETLEDAVQRAVEYAGEVSEQ from the coding sequence ATGAAATTACACGAGTATCAGGCGAAGCAGGTCTTCGCCGACGCCGGTATTCCGACGCCGGCCTCTCAACTCGCCTCCGACGTCGACGGTGCCGTCACCGCGGCCGAGGAGATCGGGTATCCAGTTGCGATCAAAGCGCAGGTACAGGTTGGCGGCCGCGGCAAGGCCGGCGGGATCAAACTCGTCGAGGACGGAGCGGAAGCCCGCGAGGCGGCCGACGCCATTCTGGGGATGGATCTCAAGGGCTACCGCGTCGACCGCGTGCTCGTCGAGGAGGCGGTCGATTTTACCAACGAACTCTACGTGGGGATTACGATGGACCGCGGCGAGGGCAAACCGGTCGCGATGGTCTCGACCCGCGGCGGGGTCAACATCGAGGAGGTCGCCGAGGAGGACCCCGACGCGATCGCCCGCGAGCACGTCGATCCCTCCTTCGGCATGCACCCCTACCAGGCGCGCAAGGCGGTCTACGACGCCGGCGTCGATCGGGCCGTCGCCCGCGACGTCTCGAACGTTCTCATGACGCTCTACGAACTCTGGGAGAGCCGAGACGGCGCCGACGCCGAGATCAACCCGCTGATGGTCACCAGCGACGACGAGGTCATCGCGGCCGACGCCGTGATGAACATCGACGAGGACGCCCTGTTCCGCCAGCCCGAACTCGCCGAGATGGAAGAGGAGGCCGCGGGCGGCGACGAACTCGAGCAGAAGGCCGACGAGTACGACTTCGACTACGTCCGCCTGGAGGGGAACGTCGGCATCATCGGCAACGGCGCCGGTCTCGTGATGACGACCCTCGACCTGGTCGACTACTACGGCGGGAAACCCGCCAACTTCCTGGACGTCGGCGGCGGCGCGAAAGCCGCCCGCATCGCGAACGCCCTCGACATGGTCTTCTCCGACGACAACGTCGAGAGCGTCGTCTTCAACATCTTCGGCGGGATCACCCGCGGCGACGAGGTCGCCAAGGGGATCAACGAAGCGCTCGAACAGTTCGACGAGATTCCGAAACCCGTGGTCGTCCGACTCGCCGGGACGAACTGGGAGGAGGGCATGGAGATTCTGAACGAGGACCTCGTGACGGTCGAAGAGACCCTCGAGGATGCGGTTCAGCGTGCCGTCGAGTACGCTGGGGAGGTGAGCGAACAATGA